One window of Actinomycetota bacterium genomic DNA carries:
- a CDS encoding DUF72 domain-containing protein: MIWIGTSGWQYDSWKDRLYPDKLPKAKWLEYFSARFPTVEVNNSFYRLPSEASFVRWRQESHPDFQVTVKASRYITHIKRLMEPEDSIKLLWSRMSGLGPKLATVLFQLPPTFKADVDRLKHFLAALPKQTPCALEVRHPSWDLPEVYSALDEAGVAYVLGDRPGLHAPDVVTGGWSYVRFHQGTPEGPFYPLDAMQRWADRIASMPASDVWVYFNNDPLGAALVDARTLTELLEQRLPGQVRGPAEES; this comes from the coding sequence GTGATCTGGATCGGGACGAGCGGCTGGCAGTACGACTCGTGGAAGGATCGTCTCTACCCGGACAAGCTCCCGAAGGCCAAGTGGCTGGAGTACTTCTCCGCCCGGTTCCCGACGGTCGAGGTCAACAACTCCTTCTACCGGCTGCCCAGTGAGGCCAGCTTCGTGCGGTGGAGACAGGAGTCGCACCCGGACTTCCAGGTCACGGTGAAGGCCAGCAGGTACATCACGCACATCAAGCGCCTGATGGAGCCGGAGGACTCCATCAAGCTGCTGTGGTCGAGGATGTCCGGACTTGGGCCGAAGCTGGCCACCGTCCTGTTCCAGCTGCCCCCGACCTTCAAGGCCGACGTCGACCGCCTCAAGCATTTCCTTGCGGCTCTGCCGAAGCAGACGCCGTGCGCGCTGGAGGTGCGCCACCCGTCCTGGGACCTGCCGGAGGTGTACTCGGCCCTGGACGAAGCCGGCGTGGCCTATGTGCTCGGGGACCGTCCCGGCCTGCACGCGCCGGACGTGGTGACGGGCGGGTGGTCCTACGTCCGATTCCACCAGGGCACGCCCGAGGGCCCGTTCTACCCGCTGGACGCCATGCAGCGATGGGCGGACCGCATCGCGTCGATGCCGGCTTCGGACGTCTGGGTGTACTTCAACAACGACCCGCTGGGGGCCGCCCTGGTCGACGCGCGGACGCTCACGGAGCTGCTCGAGCAGCGTCTTCCCGGACAGGTACGAGGTCCAGCCGAAGAAAGTTGA
- a CDS encoding aconitase family protein yields the protein MDPAPVTRRTSIDTLQTSSGSVGYWPLADLMRERKLARLPYVLRVFIENVLRHQGNGANADHLQALLGWPKSGNVEFPYHPARVVLQDFTGVPCVADLAAMRGAVARLGGKPSRVNPRIPADLVIDHSVSVDAFGSTAAFARNVDLEYQRNGERYAFLRWAQQAFDNFSVVPPGAGIVHQVNLEYLARVVVTSQRDGQTVAYPDTLVGTDSHTTMIGGLGVLGWGVGGIEAEAALVGEPVGMVVPTIVGVRLTGAMPEGATATDLVLALTELLRRHGVVGKFVEFYGEGLASLTVPDRATISNMSPEYGATEGVFPVDDQTLAYLRATGRDPAGV from the coding sequence ATGGACCCGGCCCCCGTGACAAGGAGGACTTCGATCGACACGCTGCAGACCTCGTCGGGATCCGTCGGGTACTGGCCGCTTGCGGACCTGATGCGCGAGCGCAAGCTCGCGCGCCTGCCCTACGTCCTGAGAGTGTTCATCGAAAACGTCCTGCGCCACCAGGGAAACGGGGCCAACGCCGACCATCTGCAGGCCCTGCTGGGCTGGCCGAAGTCCGGCAACGTCGAGTTCCCCTACCACCCGGCCCGCGTCGTCCTGCAGGACTTTACCGGCGTGCCCTGCGTGGCCGACCTCGCCGCCATGCGGGGCGCCGTGGCCCGCCTGGGTGGGAAGCCCTCCCGGGTGAACCCCCGGATCCCCGCGGACCTCGTGATCGACCACTCCGTGTCGGTGGACGCCTTCGGCAGCACCGCCGCCTTCGCCCGCAACGTCGACCTGGAGTACCAGCGAAACGGCGAGCGCTACGCCTTTCTTCGCTGGGCCCAGCAGGCCTTCGACAACTTCTCCGTCGTGCCCCCGGGGGCCGGGATCGTCCACCAGGTCAACCTCGAGTACCTGGCCCGCGTGGTCGTCACCTCCCAGCGGGACGGCCAGACCGTCGCCTACCCCGACACGCTCGTGGGGACCGACTCCCACACCACGATGATCGGCGGACTCGGAGTTCTGGGGTGGGGCGTCGGCGGCATCGAGGCCGAGGCGGCCCTGGTCGGCGAGCCGGTGGGCATGGTCGTGCCGACGATCGTCGGCGTGCGCCTCACCGGCGCCATGCCGGAAGGCGCAACGGCCACCGACCTGGTGCTCGCGCTGACCGAGCTCCTGCGCCGGCACGGCGTCGTGGGCAAGTTCGTCGAGTTCTACGGCGAAGGACTGGCCTCCCTCACCGTGCCTGACCGCGCCACGATCTCGAACATGTCCCCTGAGTACGGCGCCACCGAAGGCGTGTTCCCGGTGGACGACCAGACGCTGGCCTACCTGCGCGCCACGGGACGCGACCCGGCCGGCGTG
- the coxB gene encoding cytochrome c oxidase subunit II, with amino-acid sequence MRRATRPALASLILLATACAKNAPYDTLSPEGPIARTQDALFKPVFWIAVVVFVLVEGALVYAMVRFRDRGQEGLPRQVHGSPKLEIAWTIAPALILAAIAVPTVVTIFDLSERQPGGMKVNVIGHQWWWEYRYPDGGVVTATDLHIPTGRPVYLDLEAYEEGPVATTPAKKDEGVIHSFWPPKLAGKQDVVPGRVNRMTIQADRPGVYEGQCAEFCGLSHANMRLTVIAHSQQDFDRWLADQKRPAAQPSGGRAASGLQAFREKGCASCHAIGGVSEGLGGPNLTHLASRETFAGGTFRRTDENLEQWLRNPPGMKPGSKMPNLNLSQDEIDGLVAYLQTLK; translated from the coding sequence TTGCGCCGGGCGACTCGTCCGGCCCTCGCGTCGCTGATCCTGTTGGCGACGGCCTGCGCCAAAAACGCCCCCTACGACACCCTCAGCCCCGAAGGGCCCATCGCCCGCACGCAGGATGCGCTGTTCAAGCCGGTGTTCTGGATCGCCGTGGTCGTCTTTGTCCTGGTGGAGGGGGCGCTGGTCTACGCGATGGTGCGGTTCAGGGACCGCGGCCAGGAGGGCCTGCCGCGCCAGGTCCACGGCAGCCCCAAGCTGGAGATCGCCTGGACCATCGCGCCGGCACTGATCCTTGCGGCCATCGCCGTGCCAACCGTCGTGACGATCTTCGACCTTTCCGAGCGGCAGCCCGGCGGCATGAAGGTGAACGTGATCGGGCATCAGTGGTGGTGGGAGTACCGGTACCCCGACGGCGGCGTCGTCACGGCCACCGACCTGCACATCCCCACGGGGCGTCCGGTGTACCTCGACCTGGAGGCCTACGAGGAAGGCCCAGTGGCGACCACGCCCGCCAAAAAGGACGAGGGGGTCATCCACAGCTTCTGGCCCCCCAAGCTTGCGGGCAAGCAGGACGTGGTCCCCGGCCGGGTCAACAGGATGACCATCCAGGCGGACCGTCCCGGCGTCTACGAGGGACAGTGTGCCGAGTTCTGCGGGCTGTCCCACGCGAACATGCGCCTGACGGTGATCGCGCACTCGCAGCAGGACTTCGACCGGTGGCTGGCCGACCAGAAGCGTCCCGCCGCGCAGCCGTCCGGGGGCCGGGCCGCGAGTGGCCTGCAGGCGTTCCGGGAGAAGGGGTGCGCCTCCTGCCATGCGATCGGCGGGGTGTCCGAGGGACTCGGGGGGCCCAACCTGACGCACCTGGCATCCCGAGAGACGTTCGCCGGAGGCACCTTCCGCCGCACCGACGAGAACCTGGAGCAGTGGCTGAGAAATCCTCCGGGCATGAAGCCCGGGTCGAAGATGCCGAACCTCAACCTGAGCCAGGACGAGATCGACGGGTTGGTGGCTTACCTGCAGACGCTAAAGTGA